The following DNA comes from Bos indicus isolate NIAB-ARS_2022 breed Sahiwal x Tharparkar chromosome 3, NIAB-ARS_B.indTharparkar_mat_pri_1.0, whole genome shotgun sequence.
AGCCCAGAGGTGTCACCCAAGGCCCCTCCCCTCCATTCTGAGCCAGGGGACACTGTGCTTCTCCCCTGAAAAGAAAGTgcaagtccctcagtcgtgtgcAAATctttaattctccaggccagaatactggagtcggtagccattttcttctccaggggatcttctctacccagggattggaaccaaggtcttctgcattacaggcagattctttaccagctgagccaccagggaagctttcccTAGAGGTGCTCTAATCCTTCCATTTAAAACCTCTCACTTAGACCCCTGTCTGCAGAACACTCATTCCAAGTATCTCCCCcactattgaaagtgaaagtgttaatcactcagtcatgttcaactgtttgtgaccccatggactgtagcccaccaggctcctctgttcatagggttctccaggcaagaatactagagtgggtagcctttcccttctccaaacccagatctcctgcactgcagattctttactgtctgagccaccaggaaagcccctccctTACCATTATCTGGGTGCTGTTCATAGAACTGGCCTAAATTCTCGTGGCTATCTTAGAGCCTAGAGCTAGCAGACGTGATAGCCAGTTAAAGGCCTGCCAGTTCTCCAACTTGGTGGACATGTAGGACTCGAGAAATTCTGGTAGCTGAGATAACCTGGCTTAAATCAAAATGGAATGGAAGTCAGGCTGGCCTGATGCAGGAGATTCACAATCCGCAAATGGGAAAATGGGCATTTCCAATAAAAGCTTGTTTatactttatctttaaaatatttacttcccTACCCTAACTCATTCTTCATATCTCATCTGAAACCACCTTTCCCAAGACATCAGAAATGGCTCCAATTTCTTCTATATACTTTCtaagacttttattttatattggagtatagttgattaccaATGTGGTGTTTCAAGCACATAGCAGGGTAATTGTGTTATACATatttcatgtatctgttcttttccaaattcttttcccactgaggTTATTACAGAGATTGAACAGAGTTCTCtgtactgtacagtaggtccttgttggttatctattttaaatatagcagtgtgcatatctccatcccaaactcccactctaTCCCTGTCCCCCTCTTCTGTATATTAATCAGCCTCTTCAGTCTGGCCTTCTAGCCCCTTACCACTCAAAATtactttcttcccctttctttctcaGTATcgtttcccccccaccccccaacatgTGGTAAAACATGCAGGGACAGAGATCTGTCCCTCACTTGCAAGATGACCTTGGACAGGTTAATTAACTTCAAAGAGCTTGAATTTCCTCACAGGGCTAAAGAGTGGATCAAATGGTACAAGCTGGAAACACTGAAAAGTGTCAGTCACCATGCAGTGCAAAGTGCTGCCCAGCACGGGGTGGAGGTAGGGGGAGATGGGGGTAAGCCTAGAGACCTGGACCCATTTGCACAGGCCTGCGGGATCAGAGGCAGGGCTGACATCAGATGGGACTCAGATACTGCCACAGAGTCCTGAAACAGGACCGGCACTGACAAGGGGCACCCCTTCACCACCCACCCGTGCCCTCAGAGGAGCTAGCCTCCTACCCGGACCCGACTTATTCCCTTTTGCCTTATTTGctcacatgctcagttgtgtccgactctgtgaccccttgaactgtagccttccaggctcctctgtccatgggatttttcgggcaagaacacttgagtgcgTTGTCATCTCCTCCCCCAAGGCATCTTCCTgggccagagatcaaatccagatccctgtgcctcctgctttagcaggtggattctttaccaccgtgccacctaggaagccctccccTTTGCCTTACCCTCCTCCACCTCCAACCTGGCCCCCTGAGGTCCGTCTTACCCCAGAATCCACAGAAAACATCTTCCATTAAACCCTCCATTGGGAGTCTCACACGCGTTTGTCACACCATCCCTTCTGCACGTTTGGCTTTCCAGCTCTGCTAATGCCCATATGCATGTGTATTATGAGATGTGCTTACCCTGCTCCCTGTAGCCCACTCTGATCTGGATTGGTGACTATCGGGGGTTGGACAGCCAGGCTTGCCTGCAATCCAACCTTGTTCCCGTTGTCAGGCATGGAGGGCCATGCTGGGTGAGAAAGTCATTTCCTGGGTTTGACTGTTCTGAATGTGCCTAGACTCCCAACACATTACTCCTTGCTCCAGCTCCATGTTAGAGAACCTGGGGGTCAGGAGTTTCTTCATTCCCCCAGTCACAGTCAGCATTCATCCCTCAATCAAGTAAAACAACCCTGAAGTCTATTAGACTACGAGCTCTGGCAGGTCAGGAACCGAGTTTGCCTTACTCGAAATGGTATCTTCAGTATCCAGCCTAGGCTAGTAGAGGCTGAATAAatcttaaatgaatgaatgaatggagtccAGTCTATGGTGTCTTTATTGATGTTAGTCCCTTCCCACTGTTTAGtaggacctgggggtgggggagaggggaagggtggCACAGAGGGGTGAGACTAGAATATAGACATCAGTGAAGAGCATCTGAGGTCTTTGATGAGGAGGAATCACTGGTGATTATTAATGAGGGGCAGAAGGTCATTACAGGGGTAGGGTCAACTGGCATTTATGGTGGGGAGGCGTATGTGATGCCAACCACAAGGGCTGGGAGGAGAGCGTTTGAAGGAAGTGACAAAGGGCATCTGTTCTAAAgctattgtggtggtttctcatGCTTCAGGGTCTCATAAGTCTCCTGGGTCCGGGTGCTCAGGCCCTGGAGATAGAGGTCAAAGGACAGTCAGGAGCTTGAGCCCATCACTGGGCTTCCTAGCCACCCCCGCAGGCTCCACCCCTTCCAAAGGTCACTCAAAAGCCCACCCTCTTCTGCTGACTTCCTGGACAGGGAGTCcaggtggtggggggaggcaggTTCACTTACCGTGTAAATGCCATCTGATTTCTGTAGAGGCAAAAGGGGCAAAGCATTAGAGACCAACATGTCCCACAGGACCCCTCAACATCTTGCCCTCCCAGGGAGGTATTTGGCCAGAGGTGACTGGTTCCCTCAGGCCACTCTGGGGCATGAACGCACATTTGCCCATAACACTaccaacacacatacatacacaacatTCAACTCTCTCATGTACTCATTGTCAGTCTACACTTGACTCTTCCTCGTTGCCTGCTGAATATTTTACTTGTGACTTGGCTAGCTGGCAGGGTGCGTAggatgaggtgggagggggtCTCTGAGGCTAAACAGATCAGCACCTGAGTCCCATGCCCCGCCCCAGAGACCACAGACCCCAAGGCTAAAACCCTAGAAGGGCTGAGTCTGAAAAATTGTTGACACCCCTTTGAGGGTGGGTTCATACCTCACTGGCTGTAGCTGCCTTTCGCACCTGCAACTGGAGGAAAGTCATTAGCAAAGGTGAAGTTAGTTGGCCCAGCTCCCCCTCCAGACTTCATGGGGGAACTTCAAACCCCCTTTCCCCCTTGCCTTGAAGCCATGCTGCCACCAACCTCCCACTTCTCCTTCCAGCCCTCAGCCCACCCTGCCCCTGCCTTACCTTGAGTCGGCAGTAGAGCAGGGTGAGGACAATGCCATACAGAAACAGGATGGCATCCAGGATATAGCAGAGCTGAGGCTCTCCCAGGGCCGCTGAAGGCAGAGAGCGCATGCATCAGGTCAGGGGCAGCGGGGGAGATCTGGTGCtcagaggagagaagggaagggctctGGGAGGTCGGATGGGGCCTGAAGGAGCACCCTCCAGGGGAAGCAACTTCATCTTCCTCTCTGGATTCCTGTTTCTCTTACCTCTCAGTTTTCTCCCTCACCCTAGGGTAGGGGTAGGACAGGAGTGTGAAGGGGTTCATTGTGATGCAACTTATAGTCTCTGAGAGTTGAGAGCCTTCCCCTTTTAGCCCCCAACCAACTTTTTAGCACTGTGGGTTCCTCAGGCACCACTGAGCACTTCATAGCCCTCAAGGGACCCATTTGTGTTCACTGGGCTGAAAACCTCAGCCCAGAGGGGTAAAGTGAGGGGAGGCAGTGACAAATTTCAGCAAAGAAACCACAGGGGTGTCTTTGCTAAGTCCTGTGACCTGTGGCTGAGGGCTGGACAGGAAGGATGTGAgctgaggaagggagggaaggcaaTCACTCTATTATTGGTCATCTAGCCTCAGCCACACTGCTTTCCCCCCTCGCCACCCTCATCCTGAGACacttaaatacataaaaacaaggTGCCTGCTTTCCTTGGCCTTATGGACACCGACGGCTCTACACACAAGGTTGAGTGAGCGT
Coding sequences within:
- the FCER1G gene encoding high affinity immunoglobulin epsilon receptor subunit gamma isoform X1, with the translated sequence MIPAVVLLLLLLVEQAAALGEPQLCYILDAILFLYGIVLTLLYCRLKLQVRKAATASEKSDGIYTGLSTRTQETYETLKHEKPPQ
- the FCER1G gene encoding high affinity immunoglobulin epsilon receptor subunit gamma isoform X2, with the translated sequence MIPAVVLLLLLLVEQAAALGEPQLCYILDAILFLYGIVLTLLYCRLKVRKAATASEKSDGIYTGLSTRTQETYETLKHEKPPQ